A window of Puntigrus tetrazona isolate hp1 chromosome 11, ASM1883169v1, whole genome shotgun sequence contains these coding sequences:
- the LOC122354071 gene encoding gastrula zinc finger protein XlCGF8.2DB-like has protein sequence MFLLLSESKSFSCKRYLDLDVTLKCGGKPCACDECQKISTMNLTEPMRIHTAESLPEKQNLDGQKKSHSLGSSYECDQCGTRFPYRGNLKKHMRTHTGEKPHECDQCGKSFTQKGNLKVHMKVHTGEKPYTCDQCGKSFAHKGNLSIHRKIHSGEKPHTCDQCGKSFIHRTTLNKHMTIHTGEKRHTCAQCGKSYTQKGGLKEHMKIHTGEKPYTCDQCGKSFGKSGVFKVHLLSHSRERLYSCDQCDKRFFRPDFLKDHLKVHTKEKPYVCSLCGKSFSQMGTLKLHQKRHSGVKDHVCSECGKAFFTEGALKVHGTVHTRETPYKCSHCDKSFKRSEYLRIHERIHTGEKPYRCHSCGKTFTHFPSLTAHKKKTCLKYITE, from the coding sequence ATGTTTCTCTTGCTCTCAGAGTCAAAGAGTTTCTCGTGCAAACGATATCTTGACCTTGACGTAACACTTAAGTGTGGAGGGAAGCCATGTGCATGTGATGAGTGCCAGAAGATTTCCACAATGAACCTTACTGAACccatgagaattcacactgcGGAGAGTCtcccagaaaaacaaaaccttgaTGGACAGAAGAAAAGCCACTCTCTGGGAAGCTCCTACGAATGTGATCAATGTGGGACGAGATTCCCATACAGAGGAAACCTTAAGAAACACATGAGGACCCACACCGGAGAAAAGCCACACGAATGCGATCaatgtgggaagagtttcacgCAAAAAGGAAACCTTAAAGTTCACATGAAagtccacaccggagagaaaccttacacgtgtgatcagtgcgggaagagtttcgCACATAAAGGAAACCTGAGCATACACAGAAAAATCCACAGCGGAGAGAAACCACACAcatgtgatcagtgcgggaagagcttcataCACAGAACAACCCTCAACAAGCACATGACCATCCACACGGGAGAGAAACGGCACACGTGTGCTCAGTGTGGGAAGAGCTACACACAGAAAGGAGGCCTTAAAGAACACATGaagatccacaccggagagaagccatACACGTGTGACCAGTGCGGCAAGAGTTTCGGAAAATCAGGCGTTTTTAAGGTACATCTGCTTTCTCATTCCAGAGAAAGACTGTATAGCTGTGATCAGTGCGACAAGAGGTTTTTTAGGCCAGATTTCCTGAAGGATCACCTGAAGGTTCACACCAAGGAGAAGCCTtatgtgtgttctctgtgtggaaagagttttagtCAGATGGGAACTCTGAAATTACACCAGAAAAGACACAGCGGTGTGAAGGATCACGTTTGCTCTGAATGCGGGAAAGCTTTTTTTACAGAAGGAGCGCTGAAAGTGCACGGGACGGTCCACACGAGAGAAACGCCttacaagtgttcacactgtgacaagagCTTCAAGCGCTCCGAATATCTGAGGATCCACGAGAGGATCCACACGGGAGAGAAGCCGTATCGCTGCCATTCATGCGGGAAGACCTTCACTCATTTCCCTTCTCTAACcgctcataaaaaaaaaacatgtctgaaATATATTACAGAGTAG